In a genomic window of Mycolicibacillus parakoreensis:
- a CDS encoding glutamate-5-semialdehyde dehydrogenase: MSSQVSPTAGTAPHRDPDLRQQVHDAARRARVGARVLASLPTAVKDRALHAAAAAIETHSEKILAANAEDVEAARAAGTPEAIIDRLALNPQRVDGIAAGLRQVAGLPDPVGQVLRGYTLPNGLMLRQQRVPLGVVGMVYEGRPNVTVDAFGLTLKSGNAALLRGSSSAAKSNQALVDVLREALIAEDLPADAVQLLDSADRVSVTHLIQARGLVDVVIPRGGAGLIEAVVRDAQVPTIETGVGNCHVYIHETADVDLAERILMNSKTRRPSVCNAAESVLVDAAIAEWAVPRLVEALTDAGVRVHGADREVGDEQLRAEFLSLDIALKVVDGIDAAITHVNEYGTGHTEAIVTTDMAAAHRFTEQVDAAAVMVNASTAFTDGEQFGFGAEIGISTQKLHARGPMGLPELTSTKWIVWGEGHTRPA; this comes from the coding sequence ATGAGTTCGCAAGTGTCGCCCACCGCCGGCACGGCTCCGCACCGGGACCCGGACCTGCGCCAACAGGTCCACGACGCGGCCCGACGGGCCCGGGTGGGCGCCCGGGTGCTGGCGTCGCTGCCGACGGCGGTCAAAGACCGCGCGTTGCACGCCGCGGCCGCGGCCATCGAAACCCACAGTGAGAAGATCCTGGCCGCCAACGCCGAGGACGTCGAGGCCGCCCGCGCCGCCGGCACCCCGGAGGCGATCATCGACCGGCTGGCGCTGAACCCGCAGCGCGTCGACGGCATCGCCGCCGGGCTGCGCCAGGTGGCCGGGCTGCCCGACCCGGTCGGGCAGGTGCTGCGCGGCTACACCCTGCCCAACGGGTTGATGCTGCGCCAGCAGCGGGTACCGCTCGGGGTGGTCGGCATGGTCTACGAGGGCCGGCCCAACGTCACCGTCGACGCGTTCGGGCTGACCCTCAAATCCGGTAACGCCGCTCTGCTGCGCGGCAGCTCCTCGGCGGCGAAATCCAACCAGGCGCTGGTCGACGTGCTGCGGGAGGCGCTGATCGCCGAGGATCTGCCGGCCGACGCGGTGCAGCTGCTCGACAGCGCCGATCGGGTCAGCGTCACCCACCTGATTCAGGCCCGCGGGCTGGTCGACGTGGTGATCCCGCGCGGCGGCGCCGGGCTGATCGAGGCGGTGGTGCGCGACGCGCAGGTGCCCACGATCGAGACCGGGGTGGGCAACTGTCATGTCTACATCCACGAAACCGCCGACGTGGATCTGGCCGAGCGCATCCTGATGAACTCCAAGACCCGCCGGCCCAGCGTCTGCAACGCGGCCGAATCGGTGCTGGTCGACGCCGCGATCGCCGAGTGGGCCGTGCCGCGGCTGGTGGAGGCGCTCACCGACGCCGGGGTACGGGTGCACGGGGCGGACCGCGAGGTCGGCGACGAGCAGCTGCGCGCCGAATTCCTGTCGCTGGATATCGCGCTGAAGGTCGTCGACGGTATCGACGCGGCCATCACCCACGTCAACGAGTACGGCACCGGGCACACCGAGGCGATCGTCACCACCGACATGGCGGCGGCGCACCGGTTCACCGAGCAGGTCGACGCGGCAGCGGTGATGGTCAACGCCTCGACGGCGTTCACCGACGGGGAGCAGTTCGGGTTCGGCGCCGAGATCGGGATCTCCACCCAGAAACTGCACGCCCGCGGGCCGATGGGGCTGCCGGAGCTGACGTCCACCAAATGGATCGTGTGGGGTGAGGGCCACACCCGTCCGGCCTGA
- a CDS encoding AAA family ATPase: MSLPARPAALFADIDDVATRLAETGYLPDTATATAVYLADRLGKPLLVEGPAGVGKTELARAVAQATGSGLVRLQCYEGVDEARALYEWNHAKQILRIQTESGDWDATKSDVFSEEFLLSRPLLTAIRRTEPTVLLIDETDKADIEIEGLLLEVLSDFAVTVPELGTITAERAPFVVLTSNATRELSEALKRRCLFLHIDFPDPDLERRILLSRVPDLPEHLATELVRIIGVLRGMQLKKLPSVAETIDWGRTVLALGLDTIDDAMIAATLGVVLKHQSDQVRAAGELHLN, from the coding sequence GTGAGCCTGCCCGCCCGCCCGGCGGCACTGTTCGCCGACATCGACGACGTCGCCACCCGACTGGCCGAGACCGGGTATCTGCCCGACACCGCCACCGCCACCGCGGTCTACCTCGCCGATCGACTTGGCAAGCCGCTGTTGGTGGAGGGACCGGCCGGGGTCGGTAAAACCGAGCTGGCCCGCGCGGTGGCCCAGGCCACCGGATCGGGGCTGGTGCGGCTGCAGTGCTACGAGGGGGTCGATGAGGCCCGAGCGTTGTATGAGTGGAACCACGCCAAACAGATCCTGCGTATCCAGACCGAGTCCGGCGACTGGGACGCCACCAAATCCGACGTGTTCTCCGAGGAGTTCCTGCTGTCGCGGCCGCTGCTGACCGCGATCCGGCGCACCGAGCCGACGGTGCTGCTCATCGATGAGACCGACAAGGCCGACATCGAGATCGAGGGCCTGCTGTTGGAGGTGCTCTCCGACTTCGCGGTCACCGTGCCCGAGCTGGGCACCATCACCGCCGAGCGGGCGCCGTTCGTGGTGTTGACCTCCAATGCCACCCGCGAACTCTCCGAGGCGCTCAAACGGCGCTGTCTGTTTCTGCACATCGATTTCCCCGACCCCGACCTGGAGCGACGCATCCTGCTGTCGCGGGTACCGGATCTGCCCGAGCATCTGGCCACCGAACTGGTGCGCATCATCGGGGTGCTGCGCGGCATGCAGCTGAAGAAGCTGCCGTCGGTCGCCGAGACCATCGACTGGGGACGCACGGTGCTCGCGCTGGGGCTCGACACGATCGACGACGCGATGATCGCCGCGACCCTGGGCGTGGTGCTCAAACACCAATCCGACCAGGTCCGCGCCGCCGGCGAACTGCACCTGAATTGA
- a CDS encoding vWA domain-containing protein has protein sequence MVSRRTRPPQPLAPHGIPGHLVGFVCALREHGIAVGPSETVDAGQVLTVLGLGDREVLREGLACAVLRRPDHRGTYDALFDLWFPAALGGRTVVGPGETDDPTGVGIVPLEDAEEMRAMLADLLAAHEDLSDLDERLVAMIAQIVQAYGRYTSSRGPSYSSYQALKAMALDELEGRLLAGLLAPYGEDPTPTQEQIAKAVAADRITRLRTLVEQETKRRTAEQLGRDHVQMYGIPQLAENVEFLRASGDQLTRMRRVVAPLARTLATRLAARRRRARAGAIDLRKTLRKSMSTGGVPIDVVLRKPRPARPELVVLCDVSGSVAGFSHFTLLLVHALRQQFSRVRVFAFIDTTDEVTHLFGPDADLAVAIQRVTREAGVYTVDGHSDYGHALTSFAENFPHVLSPRSALLVLGDGRNNYRDPALGVLAHLVSASRHAHWLNPEPKHLWGSGDSVAPRYEELIAMHECRSAKQLAAVIDQLLPV, from the coding sequence ATGGTCTCCCGCCGCACCCGGCCCCCGCAACCGCTGGCCCCGCACGGGATCCCGGGCCACCTGGTGGGGTTCGTCTGCGCGCTGCGCGAGCACGGGATCGCCGTCGGACCGTCGGAGACCGTCGACGCCGGGCAGGTGCTCACCGTGCTCGGTCTGGGTGATCGGGAGGTGCTGCGCGAGGGTCTGGCGTGTGCGGTGCTGCGCCGGCCCGACCACCGCGGCACCTACGACGCGCTGTTCGACCTGTGGTTCCCCGCCGCGCTCGGCGGGCGCACCGTCGTCGGCCCGGGCGAGACCGACGACCCCACCGGCGTCGGGATCGTCCCGCTCGAGGACGCCGAGGAGATGCGGGCGATGCTGGCCGATCTGCTGGCCGCCCACGAGGACCTGTCGGATCTCGATGAGCGGCTGGTGGCGATGATCGCCCAGATCGTGCAGGCCTACGGGCGCTACACCTCCAGCCGCGGCCCGTCGTACTCGTCGTACCAGGCGCTCAAGGCGATGGCGCTCGACGAACTCGAGGGCCGGTTGCTGGCGGGGCTGCTCGCCCCCTACGGCGAGGACCCCACCCCCACCCAGGAGCAGATCGCCAAGGCGGTGGCCGCCGACCGCATCACCCGCCTGCGCACCCTGGTGGAGCAGGAGACCAAACGCCGCACCGCCGAACAGCTCGGCCGCGACCACGTGCAGATGTACGGCATCCCGCAGCTCGCCGAGAACGTCGAGTTCCTGCGCGCCTCCGGCGATCAGCTCACCCGGATGCGCCGCGTGGTGGCGCCGCTGGCCCGCACCCTGGCCACCCGGTTGGCGGCTCGCCGCCGCCGCGCCCGGGCCGGGGCGATCGACCTGCGCAAGACACTGCGCAAATCGATGTCGACCGGCGGGGTGCCCATCGACGTGGTGTTGCGCAAACCCCGCCCGGCGCGCCCGGAACTGGTGGTGCTCTGCGACGTGTCCGGGTCGGTGGCCGGGTTCAGTCACTTCACCCTGCTGCTGGTGCACGCGCTGCGCCAGCAGTTCTCCCGCGTGCGGGTCTTCGCGTTCATCGACACCACCGACGAGGTCACCCACCTGTTCGGCCCGGACGCCGACCTGGCGGTCGCCATCCAGCGGGTCACCCGCGAGGCCGGGGTGTACACCGTCGACGGGCACTCCGATTACGGGCATGCGCTGACCTCGTTCGCCGAGAATTTCCCGCACGTGCTGTCGCCGCGCAGCGCGCTGCTGGTGCTCGGCGACGGCCGCAACAACTACCGTGACCCCGCCCTCGGCGTGCTCGCCCACCTGGTCAGCGCCAGCCGCCACGCGCACTGGCTCAACCCCGAACCCAAACACCTGTGGGGCAGCGGCGACTCGGTCGCGCCGCGCTACGAAGAGCTCATCGCCATGCACGAATGCCGGTCGGCCAAACAACTGGCGGCCGTGATCGATCAGCTGCTACCGGTCTGA
- a CDS encoding NAD-dependent epimerase/dehydratase family protein, whose product MTTIDPQAPVLVTGASGYIASWIVRYLLEDGHRVRATVRDPDKPRGLEHLHALDRAHPGQLTLHRADLLEPGSFTAAMDGCQLVVHTASPFLLGAIRDPQRQLVRPALEGTRNVLAGVNDTASVDRVVLTSSVVAIYGDNADMAGKDCFTEADWNTTSSLDHQPYPYSKTVAEREARAIQEAQDRWDLVTIHPSLVLGPALTTVSASGSMTTMRHFVDLSMAAGAPALQMGVVDVRDVARAHIAAGFTPTAHGRYVVNSEIVSMLDLATMLRHRFGRRIGFPTRELPKFLVKLAAPAAGLTRRYVDRNVGWPLCLDSARARTELGVEFRAVQESVVEHFQQMIDDGLARR is encoded by the coding sequence GTGACGACCATCGACCCGCAGGCCCCGGTGCTGGTCACCGGCGCCAGCGGCTACATCGCCAGCTGGATCGTGCGCTACCTGCTCGAGGACGGCCACCGGGTGCGCGCCACCGTCCGAGACCCGGACAAACCGCGCGGCCTGGAGCACCTGCACGCGCTCGACCGCGCCCACCCGGGGCAGCTGACCCTGCACCGCGCCGACCTGCTGGAGCCGGGGAGCTTCACCGCGGCGATGGACGGCTGCCAACTGGTCGTCCACACCGCCTCCCCGTTCCTGCTGGGCGCGATCCGCGACCCGCAGCGCCAGCTGGTGCGTCCCGCGTTGGAGGGCACCCGCAACGTGCTGGCCGGTGTGAACGACACCGCATCGGTGGACCGGGTGGTGTTGACCAGCAGCGTGGTCGCGATCTACGGCGACAACGCCGACATGGCCGGCAAGGACTGCTTCACCGAAGCGGACTGGAACACCACCAGCAGCCTCGACCACCAGCCCTATCCCTACTCCAAGACGGTGGCCGAACGCGAGGCCCGGGCGATTCAGGAGGCGCAGGACCGCTGGGACCTGGTCACCATCCACCCGTCGCTGGTGTTGGGTCCGGCACTGACGACCGTCAGCGCGTCGGGCAGCATGACCACGATGCGCCACTTCGTGGACCTGTCGATGGCGGCGGGGGCGCCGGCGCTGCAGATGGGCGTGGTCGACGTGCGCGACGTGGCGCGCGCCCACATCGCGGCGGGCTTCACCCCGACTGCGCACGGGCGCTACGTGGTCAACTCCGAGATCGTCAGCATGCTCGACCTGGCCACGATGCTGCGGCACCGGTTCGGCCGCCGGATCGGGTTCCCCACCCGGGAGTTGCCCAAATTCCTGGTCAAGCTGGCCGCGCCGGCCGCGGGTCTGACCCGCCGCTACGTTGACCGCAACGTGGGCTGGCCGCTGTGTCTGGACAGTGCCCGGGCGCGCACCGAACTGGGGGTCGAGTTCCGGGCGGTGCAGGAGTCGGTCGTCGAGCACTTCCAACAGATGATCGACGACGGGTTGGCGCGGCGCTGA
- the nadD gene encoding nicotinate-nucleotide adenylyltransferase, whose protein sequence is MQTRRRLGVMGGTFDPIHHGHLVAASEVADRFALDEVLFVPTGQPWQKSRHVTAAEDRYLMTVIATASNPRFSVSRVDIDRQGPTYTKDTLHDLHAANPDAELYFITGADALASILSWQDWEALFAVARFVGVSRPGYDLNGDHLGEVLTTLPADALTLIEVPALAISSTDCRRRAAGDRPIWYLVPDGVVQYVAKRRLYSDHTDHAEGVRR, encoded by the coding sequence GTGCAGACGCGACGTCGGTTGGGGGTGATGGGCGGCACCTTCGACCCCATCCACCACGGCCACCTGGTCGCCGCCAGCGAGGTGGCCGACCGGTTCGCCCTCGATGAGGTGCTGTTCGTCCCCACCGGTCAACCCTGGCAGAAAAGCCGGCACGTCACCGCCGCCGAGGACCGTTACCTGATGACGGTGATCGCCACCGCCTCCAACCCCCGTTTCTCGGTCAGCCGCGTCGACATCGACCGCCAGGGCCCCACCTACACCAAGGACACCCTGCACGACCTGCACGCCGCCAACCCCGATGCCGAGCTGTACTTCATCACCGGCGCCGACGCGTTGGCGTCGATCCTGTCGTGGCAGGACTGGGAGGCGCTGTTCGCGGTGGCTCGGTTCGTCGGGGTCAGCCGCCCCGGCTACGACCTCAACGGTGATCACCTCGGCGAGGTGTTGACCACGCTGCCCGCCGATGCGCTGACCCTGATCGAAGTGCCGGCCCTGGCGATCTCGTCCACCGACTGCCGGCGCCGCGCCGCCGGCGACCGCCCGATCTGGTATCTGGTGCCCGACGGTGTGGTCCAATACGTCGCCAAGCGCCGGCTCTACAGTGACCACACCGACCACGCCGAGGGGGTGCGCCGATGA
- the rsfS gene encoding ribosome silencing factor — protein sequence MTATAEAMALARTAAEAAAGKLADDVVIIDVSGQLVITDCFVLASAANERQVGAIVDEVEEKMRRAGAKPARREGTREGRWILLDYVDVVVHIQHRDEREFYALDRLWRDCPMTRIDTGAPGAAPEDTP from the coding sequence ATGACCGCCACCGCGGAGGCAATGGCGTTGGCGCGGACCGCGGCCGAGGCCGCGGCCGGCAAACTCGCCGACGACGTCGTCATCATCGACGTCTCCGGGCAGTTGGTCATCACCGACTGCTTCGTGCTCGCCTCGGCCGCCAACGAACGCCAAGTCGGTGCGATCGTCGACGAGGTCGAGGAGAAGATGCGCCGTGCCGGCGCGAAACCGGCCCGACGGGAAGGCACCCGCGAGGGACGCTGGATCCTGCTGGACTACGTCGATGTCGTGGTCCATATCCAGCACCGCGACGAACGGGAGTTCTACGCGCTCGACCGGCTGTGGCGGGACTGCCCGATGACGCGCATCGACACCGGCGCGCCGGGCGCGGCCCCGGAGGACACGCCGTGA
- the gpgP gene encoding glucosyl-3-phosphoglycerate phosphatase: MRVRRLMMLRHGQTEFNAGSRMQGQLDTELSELGRAQAVAAADVLAKRRPLLIVSSDLRRAYDTAVTLAEQAGLAVRVDARLRETHLGDWQGLSHTEVDTRAPGARRAWRDDATWAPHGGESRIDVAERSLPLIEELLAEQTQWGSDDPDRPVVLVAHGGLIAALTAALLQLPVANWPALGGLANASWVQLSGHRLDDDAPIGWRLDVWNASAQVANDVL, encoded by the coding sequence GTGAGGGTGCGCCGGCTGATGATGCTGCGGCACGGCCAGACCGAGTTCAACGCCGGCAGCCGGATGCAGGGCCAACTCGACACCGAGCTGAGTGAGCTCGGCCGCGCCCAGGCGGTGGCCGCCGCCGACGTGCTCGCCAAACGCCGGCCGCTGCTGATCGTCTCCTCGGATCTGCGCCGCGCCTACGACACCGCGGTCACCCTCGCCGAGCAGGCCGGGCTGGCGGTGCGCGTCGACGCCCGGTTGCGCGAGACCCACCTGGGGGACTGGCAGGGGCTCAGCCACACCGAGGTGGATACCCGCGCGCCGGGCGCGCGCCGGGCCTGGCGCGACGACGCCACCTGGGCCCCGCACGGCGGGGAGTCCCGCATCGATGTCGCCGAACGGAGCCTGCCGCTGATCGAGGAGCTGCTCGCCGAGCAGACCCAATGGGGTTCCGACGATCCGGACCGCCCGGTGGTGCTGGTCGCCCACGGCGGGCTGATCGCGGCGCTGACCGCGGCTCTGCTGCAGCTCCCGGTCGCCAACTGGCCGGCCCTCGGCGGGCTCGCCAACGCCAGCTGGGTTCAGCTCAGCGGGCATCGCCTCGACGACGACGCGCCGATCGGGTGGCGCCTCGACGTCTGGAACGCCTCGGCGCAGGTGGCCAACGATGTCCTCTGA
- the octT gene encoding diglucosylglycerate octanoyltransferase: MSSETVRRPTLLVFADSLSYYGPSGGLPADDRRIWPNLVADHLGWEVDLIGRIGWTSRDVWWAATQDPRAWAALPRAGAVIFATSGMDSLPSVLPTALRELIRYVRPPWLRRWARDGYGWVQPRLSPVARAALPPHLTVDYLEQTRGALDFNRPGIPIVASLPSVHIADTYGRAHHGREATAAAITEWASSHRIPLVDLKAAVGEHIMAGRGNPDGIHWNFDGHQAVAELMLKALAQAGVTGAPPDREPRS, from the coding sequence ATGTCCTCTGAGACCGTCCGGCGCCCGACGCTGCTCGTCTTCGCCGACTCGCTGTCCTACTACGGGCCCAGCGGCGGTCTGCCCGCCGACGATCGGCGCATCTGGCCGAACCTGGTGGCCGACCACCTGGGCTGGGAGGTGGATCTGATCGGCCGGATCGGCTGGACCAGCCGCGACGTCTGGTGGGCGGCGACCCAGGACCCGCGGGCGTGGGCGGCGCTGCCGCGCGCCGGGGCGGTGATCTTCGCGACCAGCGGGATGGACTCGTTGCCCTCGGTGCTGCCGACCGCGCTGCGGGAACTCATCCGGTACGTGCGTCCCCCGTGGCTGCGCCGGTGGGCCCGCGACGGATACGGCTGGGTGCAGCCGCGACTGTCGCCGGTCGCCCGCGCCGCCCTGCCCCCGCACCTGACCGTGGACTACCTCGAGCAGACCCGTGGGGCACTGGATTTCAACCGCCCGGGCATCCCGATCGTGGCGTCGTTGCCGTCGGTGCACATCGCCGACACCTACGGACGCGCCCACCACGGCCGCGAAGCCACCGCAGCGGCGATCACCGAATGGGCGAGCTCGCACCGGATTCCCCTGGTCGATCTGAAGGCCGCCGTGGGGGAGCACATCATGGCCGGCCGCGGCAACCCCGACGGCATCCACTGGAATTTCGACGGCCACCAGGCGGTGGCCGAGCTGATGCTCAAGGCGCTCGCCCAAGCCGGCGTGACCGGCGCACCCCCGGATCGTGAGCCGCGTTCGTGA
- a CDS encoding DegV family protein, whose translation MTVVVVTDSAARIPRGLRQRWGIRQVPLHILVDGTDLRDDVDDLPDDLLQRRELGTAAASPEELRASYRAALAASGGDGVVAVHVSAGLSGMFGAAEIVAADTDPRIVVVDSRSTAMGTGFVALAAARAAADGGDVAAVRDAATAAVERSHTYVVVHRLDSLRRSGRISGAGAWLGTALALKPLLHIDDGKLVLAQRVRTAGRAVAAMIDKVVATVGQRPATVAVHHVGNPDGAADLADRLAQHLPQCDPPILAELAPVLALHVGTGALGVCLDVH comes from the coding sequence GTGACGGTCGTGGTGGTCACCGACTCGGCGGCCCGGATTCCGCGGGGGTTGCGGCAGCGGTGGGGGATTCGCCAGGTGCCCTTGCACATCCTGGTCGACGGCACCGATCTGCGCGATGACGTCGACGACCTGCCCGACGATCTGCTGCAGCGCCGTGAGCTGGGTACCGCGGCCGCCAGCCCCGAGGAGCTGCGCGCCAGTTACCGGGCGGCGTTGGCCGCCAGCGGCGGTGACGGTGTGGTCGCCGTGCACGTCTCGGCCGGCCTGTCGGGGATGTTCGGTGCCGCCGAGATCGTGGCCGCCGACACCGATCCGCGGATCGTGGTCGTCGACTCGCGGTCGACGGCGATGGGCACCGGGTTCGTGGCGTTGGCCGCCGCGCGTGCCGCCGCCGACGGCGGCGATGTGGCCGCGGTGCGCGACGCCGCGACGGCCGCGGTCGAGCGCAGCCACACCTATGTGGTGGTGCACCGTCTGGACAGCCTGCGCCGCAGCGGCCGTATCAGCGGTGCCGGCGCCTGGCTGGGCACCGCGCTCGCGCTCAAGCCGTTGCTGCACATCGATGACGGCAAACTGGTTCTGGCCCAACGTGTCCGCACCGCCGGACGGGCGGTCGCAGCGATGATCGACAAGGTTGTGGCCACGGTCGGCCAACGCCCGGCGACGGTGGCCGTTCATCACGTGGGAAACCCCGACGGGGCGGCCGATCTGGCCGACCGGCTGGCTCAGCACCTTCCGCAGTGTGACCCGCCGATCCTGGCCGAGCTGGCTCCGGTGCTGGCGCTGCACGTGGGCACCGGCGCGCTCGGTGTCTGCCTCGACGTGCACTGA
- a CDS encoding NAD(P)H-dependent amine dehydrogenase family protein: MSTPLRVIQWTTGNIGRRSLYAILERPDMELVGVYAHSDDKVGVDAAELAGWPRPTGVTATNDVAELLALRPDACCYNPLWPNVDELVALLADGINVCASAAWITGAKQSGTDLDRIRDACRDGKSTMFGSGAHPGMTNLIGMALSGACRRVDEIRITESVDCSTYESADTMAAMGFGRDPDTPGMAESVRVESEVFAESAAMMAHAIGARLDDITFDVQFTAATGDSDLGFMTIPAGTVAGVYGYHRGWVGERNVVSVGFNWTMGDQVTPPKPLAHGHVIQVFGIPNMRTVLHCLPPKDWDEPSFEGLGSIYTAMPVTNAVPAVVAAAPGIVTLADLPPITGRFAG, translated from the coding sequence ATGAGCACACCCCTGCGGGTGATCCAGTGGACCACCGGCAATATCGGCCGACGGTCGTTGTACGCCATCCTCGAGCGCCCGGACATGGAGCTGGTCGGGGTGTACGCCCACAGCGACGACAAGGTCGGCGTCGATGCCGCCGAGCTGGCCGGCTGGCCGCGGCCGACCGGGGTCACCGCCACCAACGACGTCGCCGAGCTGCTGGCGTTGCGGCCCGACGCCTGCTGCTACAACCCGTTGTGGCCGAACGTCGACGAGCTGGTCGCCCTGCTCGCCGACGGCATCAACGTGTGCGCCAGCGCGGCGTGGATCACCGGCGCTAAACAGTCCGGCACCGATCTGGACCGTATCCGCGACGCGTGCCGGGACGGGAAGTCGACGATGTTCGGCAGCGGGGCGCACCCGGGTATGACGAACCTGATCGGGATGGCGCTGTCGGGGGCGTGCCGGCGGGTCGACGAGATCCGCATCACCGAGTCGGTGGACTGCTCCACCTACGAGTCGGCTGACACCATGGCGGCGATGGGGTTCGGCCGCGACCCCGACACCCCGGGGATGGCCGAGAGCGTCCGCGTCGAGAGCGAGGTTTTCGCGGAGTCGGCGGCGATGATGGCCCACGCGATCGGCGCCCGGCTCGACGACATCACCTTCGACGTGCAGTTCACCGCGGCCACCGGCGACAGCGATCTGGGGTTCATGACGATCCCGGCCGGAACGGTGGCCGGCGTCTACGGTTACCACCGCGGCTGGGTGGGCGAACGCAACGTGGTCAGTGTCGGATTCAACTGGACGATGGGCGATCAGGTCACCCCGCCCAAGCCGCTGGCCCACGGCCACGTCATCCAGGTCTTCGGGATACCCAACATGCGTACCGTGCTGCACTGTCTTCCGCCGAAAGACTGGGATGAGCCCAGTTTTGAGGGCCTCGGCTCGATTTACACCGCGATGCCGGTCACCAACGCGGTGCCGGCGGTGGTGGCCGCCGCGCCGGGCATCGTCACGCTGGCCGATCTGCCGCCGATCACCGGCCGGTTCGCCGGCTGA
- a CDS encoding acyl-CoA dehydrogenase family protein, with protein MDFHFDDEQALLRDTTRNLLTRAYDTETRNRVIDTDTGYTPGVWQQLAETGILGLGFDADSGGQLEIMVVLTEIGRALAPEPVWTAALGPGALIAEHGTKTQRALLDEVAGGSRLLAFAHTEPGMRGATATVRTTAARHGETWTLTGCKNPVPAGHCAHTLVVSAALPDGGTGLFVVDADAVTRQPYRTFDGLHGAQIDLAEAPGEPLGTATDATATVAAALVRSQSALCAEAVGVMEEALRATTEYLTTRKQFGVTLNKFQTLTQRAADMYVSLELARSMNLYAAMSIAAGTVDPVIAARAKLQIDRAGRHIAQEAIQLHGGIGMTAEYPVGHYAARLTAIEHTLGSAGDQLRVLAGRIGDYDVAAL; from the coding sequence ATGGACTTTCACTTCGACGACGAACAGGCCCTGCTGCGCGACACCACCCGCAACCTGTTGACGCGTGCCTACGACACCGAAACCCGCAACCGGGTCATCGACACCGACACCGGCTACACCCCGGGGGTGTGGCAACAGCTCGCCGAGACGGGGATCCTGGGGTTGGGGTTCGACGCCGACTCCGGCGGTCAGCTGGAGATCATGGTGGTGCTCACCGAGATCGGCCGGGCGTTGGCCCCCGAACCGGTGTGGACGGCCGCGTTGGGCCCCGGGGCGCTCATCGCCGAACACGGCACAAAGACCCAACGCGCCCTGCTCGACGAGGTCGCCGGCGGATCCCGGCTGCTGGCGTTCGCCCACACCGAGCCCGGGATGCGGGGGGCGACGGCCACGGTGCGCACCACCGCGGCCCGGCACGGTGAGACCTGGACGCTGACCGGATGCAAGAACCCGGTGCCGGCCGGACACTGCGCGCACACCCTGGTGGTCAGCGCCGCCCTGCCCGACGGCGGCACCGGGTTGTTCGTGGTCGACGCCGACGCGGTGACCCGCCAGCCCTACCGGACGTTCGACGGGCTGCACGGGGCCCAGATCGACCTGGCCGAGGCGCCCGGCGAGCCGTTGGGCACGGCCACCGACGCCACCGCGACCGTCGCCGCGGCCCTCGTGCGGTCCCAGTCGGCGCTCTGCGCCGAGGCCGTCGGGGTGATGGAGGAGGCGCTGCGCGCGACCACCGAGTATCTGACCACGCGTAAACAGTTCGGGGTGACGCTCAACAAGTTCCAGACGCTGACCCAACGGGCCGCCGACATGTACGTCTCGCTGGAGCTGGCCCGCAGCATGAATCTGTACGCGGCGATGTCGATCGCGGCGGGCACCGTCGACCCGGTGATCGCGGCGCGGGCCAAACTGCAGATCGACCGCGCCGGGCGCCACATCGCCCAGGAGGCCATCCAGTTGCACGGCGGGATCGGGATGACCGCCGAATACCCGGTCGGCCACTACGCTGCGCGGCTCACCGCGATCGAACACACCCTGGGGTCGGCCGGCGACCAGCTGCGGGTGTTGGCCGGGCGAATCGGTGACTACGACGTCGCCGCGCTGTAG